From the genome of Aspergillus fumigatus Af293 chromosome 1, whole genome shotgun sequence, one region includes:
- a CDS encoding eukaryotic translation initiation factor 4E, with translation MSAPKLHFNNDQSPIKDESSPTQKAMECPSSSTRKSLHQNILGKLRPLPLQYHWTVWYDRYSESTDYDNRLYVLHEDVADIATFYRVYNNYPWDKIRLRDSVHIFRKGVRPVWEDPENLRGGCWKFRVPKSKAQEFFHEIAILCMANEFQAALEKEHDHVLGVSTSVRFNSHMISVWNKMGTNERSIKILEQTIIDRLSPELRPTSSGSHSYFYKRHDENDGYQEAVAASSSH, from the exons ATGAGTGCGCCCAAACTACACTTCAACAACGACCAAAGCCCTATAAAAGACGAAAGCTCTCCAACGCAAAAAGCAATGGAGTgcccatcctcttccacaagaAAGTCGCTGCATCAGAACATCCTCGGAAAACTACGCCCTCTGCCACTGCAATACCACTGGACAGTATGGTACGATAGATACTCGGAATCCACCGACTATGACAACCGATTGTATGTCTTGCATGAGGATGTAGCCGACATTGCCACTTTCTATCGCGTCTACAACAACTATCCTTGGGATAAAATCCGCCTACGAGACTCAGTCCATATCTTCCGCAAAGGCGTCCGTCCGGTATGGGAGGATCCAGAAAACCTCAGGGGTGGTTGCTGGAAATTCCGGGTCCCCAAGAGCAAGGCTCAAGAATTCTTCCACGAGATTGCCATTCTCTGCATGGCCAACGAATTCCAGGCTGCTTTGGAGAAAG AACATGACCATGTCCTCGGTGTTTCCACCTCTGTCCGTTTCAACTCCCATATGATCTCCGTATGGAACAAGATGGGCACGAACGAACGCTCCATCAAGATCCTCGAGCAAACGATTATCGACCGTCTATCGCCTGAGCTGCGGCCCACCAGTTCCGGTAGCCACTCGTATTTCTATAAACGAcatgatgagaatgatggATACCAGGAAGCTGTCGCAGCGAGTTCTTCACATTGA
- a CDS encoding glycine decarboxylase subunit H: MSSVARSLRPFASRVLSQKAPLTSSVRRASPALCFPRGSIRSFTQSPFLEVKKYTESHEWIELGEDGKTAKIGITEYAAKSLGDVVFVELPDADLEVSAGEAVGAVESVKSASDVLSPVSGKVVQGNSVLEDNAKFINQSPEGDAWIAKIEVSDVAELDGLLDEAAYKASIDADH, translated from the exons ATGTCTTCCGTCGCCAGATCTCTCCGTCCTTTCGCTTCTCGCGTGCTTTCTCAGAAGGCTCCTCTGACCTCCAGCGTCCGCAGGGCCTCGCCCGCTCTGTGTTTCCCGCGGGGAAGTATCAGGAGCTTCACCCAGAGCCCTTTCT TGGAAGTCAAGAAGTACACCGAATCTCATGAGTGGATTGAGCTGGGCGAGGATGGCAAGACAG CCAAGATTGGCATCACAGAGTACGCCGCCAAGTCCCTTGGTGATGTCGTGTTTGTAGAGCTTCCCGACGCCGACCTTGAGGTTAGCGCTGGTGAGGCCGTGGGTGCCGTTGAGTCAGTCAAGTCGGCTTCAGACGTCCTGTCGCCCGTCTCTGGAAAGGTTGTGCAGGGGAACAGCGTTCTCGAGGACAATGCCAAGTTCATCAACCAGAGCCCGGAGGGTGACGCCTGGATCGCCAagatcgaggtcagtgacGTTGCGGAGTTGGATGGTCTACTCGATGAGGCCGCCTACAAGGCGAGCATTGACGCGGACCACTAA
- a CDS encoding cation efflux family protein family → MASNLPIPRPPRTPTPPPDDPTSVTDGQPLRGFAATYDKDTLSPMVDHFSQNGLNVEDGDRLSPTRSSFKLSPTDVSVQSGASDNGSAGPFNFQTTTMAKGPVMKSNIGQRRGHKYKHSSISHQIFLEPPPRAPLALPNSLPIPTLKECRSSMSKDQKTRFWWSVCHMFVAAYTLWSAHGSLAMTALSHLILFDSLGALLCVAVDVLSNFEVWKRSSIRHPFGLERAEVLAGFAMCVLLLFMGMDLISHNLQHFLESSDNHEPHHTHPHERVSVGSVDITAVLAISSTLISAIGLKNHARIGKAMRFAYIESLPSVLSNPSHFLTLSCSTLLLLLPLVSIKLYKWLDVLLSVTISISMCVLGVRLVKTLGSMLLMSYSGPGVSDVIKDIEADPSVFGIDDARFWQVHYGLCMANLKIRVSGSEENLVRLRERISSLIKNRLGGGYGTGGQKWEVSLQFTVDNS, encoded by the exons ATGGCATCGAACCTCCCCATTCCTCGCCCACCGCGCACTCCAACTCCACCGCCGGATGATCCCACGAGCGTGACTGACGGCCAGCCCCTAAGGGGATTCGCTGCAACCTACGATAAAGATACGTTGTCGCCTATGGTCGATCATTTCTCTCAAAATGGATTGAATGTGGAAGATGGGGACCGTTTGAGTCCTACCAGGTCATCCTTCAAACTTAGTCCAACAGATGTCTCTGTACAGAGTGGTGCAAGCGACAATGGCTCTGCTGGGCCATTCAATTTTCAGACCACAACTATGGCGAAGGGCCCGGTAATGAAATCT AACATTGGCCAGCGGCGTGGACACAAGTATAAACATAGTAGTATATCGCATCAAATATTCCTCGAACCTCCTCCCCGAGCTCCTTTGGCTCTTCCGAATTCGCTACCTATTCCCACGCTCAAAGAATGCCGTTCTAGTATGTCGAAGGATCAGAAGACGCGGTTCTGGTGGAGTGTCTGCCATATGTTCGTTGCCGCATACACGCTCTGGAGCGCACATGGATCCTTGGCTATGACAGCGCTGTCTCATTTGATTCTGTTTGACTCTCTTGGGGCCTTGCTTTGCGTAGCTGTGGATGTATTGAGTAACTTCGAGGTGTGGAAACGATCCTCCATTCGCCATCCGTTCGGGCTGGAACGAGCAGAGGTACTTGCTGGGTTCGCAATGTGCGTGCTGCTACTATTTATGGGCATGGACCTCATCTCCCACAACCTTCAGCACTTTCTTGAGTCAAGCGACAATCATGAGCCTCACCATACTCATCCTCATGAGCGTGTCTCTGTTGGCAGTGTTGACATCACTGCTGTACTTGCCATCTCATCCACCTTGATATCTGCAATTGGCTTGAAGAACCATGCACGGATAGGCAAGGCCATGCGCTTCGCATACATTGAGTCTCTGCCGTCGGTTCTTAGCAATCCATCTCATTTCCTCACCCTTTCATGCTCGACATTGCTATTGCTTCTCCCTCTGGTGTCCATTAAACTTTACAAATGGCTTGACGTTCTTCTGTCCGTCACTATTTCTATCTCCATGTGTGTGCTCGGCGTTCGCCTTGTTAAAACTCTGGGATCCATGCTTCTCATGTCCTATTCGGGTCCAGGGGTCTCGGATGTGATTAAGGATATTGAAGCAGATCCTTCTGTTTTTGGGATCGATGATGCGAGGTTCTGGCAAGTTCACTATGGGTTGTGTATGGCAAATCTGAAAATTCGGGTATCTGGTTCGGAGGAGAACCTGGTACGTCTACGTGAACGCATCTCCAGCTTGATCAAGAATCGACTGGGCGGGGGATATGGCACTGGTGGTCAGAAATGGGAGGTTTCATTACAATTTACTGTGGATAACTCATGA
- a CDS encoding BOD1/SHG1 domain-containing protein — MMAGPDETSDVQPTGVKRPLLDVESLQRKKFKTEELPLTAAQRTAIEDLLHAFKKKGGFDNVRKKIWAEFHDGEARAEFTKLLIELAESEIEREPELLSRERGKAATLIEGAVDRSDVYKKAEKLIDALASNHLQFILDSVREIRRQQVGDELAAKEEQAGNKTDEDFAAEIRAKREIREREWQETVRKQRELEEQEARRKAEEERKKREIERQKEEEERARRKEREEQRRAERERQREEERRLEEQREKERQERYERRRREERERYRDWDRSRDRDRSRTRDRDRDRDRDRDRDRDRDRDRDRERDYDRPRSIGYRSPRYRDSRREKSVTPKEPTQAPPPPPPPPVAVDDKSLEEAALQLLLKEGEELAAKARQKPDFDFEEAEAIENGLKPPPTKPKGATESRYSITPLKSASPSVDMDQRRRRDSTVDDRHRPYRRDGSRERSRSRRRYTPRFDDDRRRERSRDASSRPRDRNPDDRVAIRDFRANRYGDRSYRPNRRSRSRSTGRGYDRDRDRSRGRDRSAEREKDRARDRSRLTDERERDRDHRTRDRSRDRDRERERDRDRDRERERDRNRDYRRRSYYSRSRSRARRGRSRSVSRARDRNQDRTRDERDRRGRSRSASRARDRTRDERDRDRERDRERNRDQERHRDGDKEQGRVREGDRKDERGRSRSRIPNPSRRPSRSRRRSPSTLDIDRYVPPTSHRSRSPRRRVRSPDRPERDDRRGFVEIDRYIPGSEREREKARDGEKEKENEERKDKGAELPDREADDRGIRKLSASQRRSRSR; from the exons ATGATGGCTGGTCCAGATGAGACGTCAGATGTCCAACCTACTGGCGTCAAACGGCCCTTGCTCGATGTTGAAAGTCTACAGCGGAAGAAGTTCAAGACGGAAGAGCTGCCATTGACCGCAGCGCAGCGCACCGCGATTGAGGACCTTCTGCACGCTTTTAAGAAAAAAGGAGGATTTGATAATGTGCGCAAGAAAATCTGGGCTGAATTTCACGACGGA GAAGCAAGAGCCGAGTTTACGAAGTTATTGATAGAACTAGCAGAGTCGGAAATAGAGCGCGAACCGGAGCTTCTATCCCGTGAACGAGGAAAAGCCGCGACATTGATAGAGGGTGCAGTTGATCGGAGCGACGTCTACAAGAAAGCCGAAAAGCTTATTGATGCGCTGGCCTCAAATCACCTGCAGTTCATCTTAGATTCTGTCAGGGAGATCCGTCGTCAGCAAGTCGGAGACGAGCTCGCTGCGAAAGAGGAGCAAGCCGGCAACAAAACAGACGAGGATTTCGCTGCGGAGATAAGAGCTAAGCGTGAGATACGCGAACGAGAATGGCAGGAGACGGTGCGCAAACAGAGAGAActcgaagagcaagaagctcGTCGAAAGGCCGAAGAGGAACGCAAGAAGCGCGAGATCGAACGCcaaaaggaggaggaagaaagggcaAGACGGAAAGAGCGTGAGGAGCAGCGACGTGCAGAGCGTGAGCGCCAGCGGGAAGAGGAACGGCGACTTGAAGAGCAACGAGAAAAGGAACGACAGGAAAGATATGAGCGCCGGAGACGAGAAGAGCGCGAAAGATACCGTGACTGGGATCGATCTAGGGACCGTGATCGCAGTCGAACCAGGGACAGGGACAGAGACAGGGACAGGGATAGGGACAGGGACAGGgacagagacagagacagGGATCGAGAGCGCGACTATGACCGCCCTCGCTCAATAGGCTACCGATCACCGCGATATCGCGATTCGAGGAGAGAGAAGTCCGTTACTCCGAAGGAGCCAACGCAGGCGCCTCCACCGCCTCCACCGCCTCCTGTTGCCGTAGATGATAAGTCGCTGGAAGAGGCCGCTCTCCAACTGCTGCTTAAAGAGGGCGAGGAGCTTGCCGCTAAGGCGCGCCAGAAACCGGACTTTGActttgaagaagctgaggCCATCGAGAACGGTCTTAAGCCCCCGCCGACTAAACCAAAAGGCGCAACAGAATCGAGGTATTCCATTACTCCATTGAAGTCCGCCAGTCCGTCTGTCGATATGGACCAACGCCGAAGGCGAGACTCGACTGTTGATGACCGTCATCGCCCGTATAGACGCGACGGCAGCCGGGAGCGCAGCCGCTCACGGAGAAGATACACACCTcgctttgatgatgatcgTCGACGGGAACGATCTCGTGATGCTTCTAGTCGCCCGCGTGATCGTAACCCTGATGATAGGGTTGCCATACGGGATTTCAGGGCTAACCGATATGGCGACCGTAGCTACCGCCCTAACCGCAGAAGTAGGAGCAGGTCAACTGGTCGTGGCTATGACCGGGACAGGGACCGCAGCAGGGGTCGAGATCGCAGTGCTGAACGCGAGAAAGATCGAGCTCGAGATCGCTCGCGTCTAACGGATGAACGGGAACGAGACCGTGATCATCGCACTCGTGATCGCAGCAgagatcgagatcgagaGAGAGAGCGTGATAGGGATCGGGACAGAGAACGCGAAAGGGACCGGAATCGGGATTATCGGCGTCGCAGTTACTATTCTCGGTCTCGTTCACGAGCTCGACGCGGACGATCGCGCTCTGTCTCCCGCGCTAGAGATCGGAACCAAGATCGGACTCGAGATGAACGAGACCGACGCGGACGATCGCGATCTGCCTCCCGCGCTAGAGATCGGACTCGAGATGAACGAGACCGAGACCGAGAACGAGATAGAGAGCGAAATCGTGATCAAGAACGACATCGAGACGGAGACAAAGAACAAGGCCGGGTTCGGGAAGGAGACCGTAAAGAtgagcgaggaagatccaGGTCGCGCATTCCGAATCCCTCTCGAAGACCGTCTCGCTCCCGACGGCGTTCCCCCAGTACTCTTGACATCGACCGCTATGTGCCCCCAACGAGCCATCGGAGCAGATCCCCCCGAAGGCGTGTCCGATCTCCAGATCGCCCAGAGCGAGATGATCGTCGAGGGTTCGTGGAGATTGATCGGTACATACCCGGTAGCGAGCGGGAACGCGAAAAGGCTCGAgatggagagaaagagaaggaaaacgaagaaaggaaagataaaGGCGCGGAGCTTCCTGATCGCGAAGCGGATGACCGCGGGATACGGAAACTTAGCGCCAGTcaaaggagaagcaggagtcGATAG
- the dscA gene encoding ubiquitin-protein ligase dscA, with the protein MDNRGSFFFLLIVFYLLLSSQSRPPLLDQDRERQREVARERDALRLLNESKYGDFDPPGDKWLPFAGTRKNDSYAWGILPEAQGRARHQLRSAISNAGLEPPRSLEDPDALPSLNLTQLLLPVYRNATGKLRGDWVRRKLNKEYPKLNTTAIALEHGYFTHEFGLNITGSSGTFYLDLREGGGEELRVDSGQVREIRATLAVESNDFWGNTWYISLFGVHFPETGAIILSSNSEKFEGLFVLPHLAFSSDAYELSHQLLLNSLSDTLSEKENRPPTLFPWSSLIGSEQVEFPAPKCEHIIYLQQHPVTIHDYLADKPVVDQIEEELRFPIGAPVPPAPLMVMSAVVFSPDCGYILETKGTPDFPPSEGLYLTGPKIEEYDKYSARLVFIICGVFAAQITLLLRQIKEASTPSTRSRISFYTIALMAFGDAFVLIFILLELYPAVSFLVMATAAFLTFLSVSYIGMKFMMEIWAVQAPERREQERRSNPPASTPRSTGLPLPATSAPVRDSGATPIILTPDQDPPAEEDDQPTNRGTTSAAQETRNDVGAMYARFYFVLFVMLIISIWSFLWPNRLGALYARALAFVYLSFWTPQIGRNIIRNCRKALRWDFVIGQSILRLFPFVYFLTVRGNVLFIHPDTTTAFALAGWVWIQVWVLASQDILGPRFFVPRGWAPAAYDYHPILRDGDESEADLESGGVLPIGALRAEDLSGDAKDEDKQRTKDRKRAVFDCAICMQEIEVPVLAARGSAGGSSVTEGATSILSRRTYMVTPCRHIFHSTCLESWMRLRLQCPICRESIPPV; encoded by the coding sequence ATGGATAACCGCggttccttctttttcctgctGATCGttttttatcttcttctcagctcGCAGTCTCGTCCACCGTTACTTGACCAGGATCGAGAGCGTCAGCGGGAAGTAGCAAGGGAACGAGATGCGCTTCGTTTGTTGAATGAATCCAAATATGGGGACTTCGACCCGCCGGGTGATAAGTGGCTTCCTTTTGCGGGAACCAGGAAGAACGACAGTTATGCCTGGGGTATACTCCCGGAAGCTCAGGGCAGAGCTCGTCACCAGCTACGATCCGCCATTTCAAACGCTGGGCTGGAACCTCCCAGGTCTCTAGAAGACCCCGACGCTTTACCTTCCCTGAATCTTACTCAGTTGTTACTCCCGGTCTATCGCAATGCGACAGGGAAATTGCGTGGAGATTGGGTTCGCCGCAAGTTGAATAAAGAGTATCCGAAACTCAACACTACGGCTATCGCTTTGGAGCATGGGTATTTCACCCACGAATTCGGATTGAACATCACAGGTAGCAGTGGAACTTTCTACTTGGATCTCAGGGAAGGTGGGGGCGAAGAGCTTCGGGTAGATAGCGGCCAAGTTCGAGAGATACGAGCGACATTGGCTGTCGAAAGCAATGACTTCTGGGGAAATACCTGGTATATCTCCTTATTCGGTGTCCATTTCCCAGAGACGGGAGCCATCATCCTTAGTTCAAATAGCGAGAAGTTTGAGGGGTTGTTTGTGCTGCCGCACCTGGCTTTCTCCTCAGATGCGTATGAGCTTTCgcaccagcttctcctcaattCGCTTTCTGATACCTTATCTGAGAAAGAGAATCGCCCTCCGACGCTTTTCCCGTGGTCGTCCCTAATCGGATCGGAGCAGGTAGAATTTCCTGCACCGAAGTGTGAACATATTATCTACCTGCAACAACATCCAGTCACTATTCATGACTACCTAGCGGATAAGCCAGTGGTTGACCAGATCGAAGAGGAGCTAAGATTCCCTATTGGGGCTCCGGTACCACCTGCGCCGTTAATGGTAATGTCCGCTGTGGTGTTCTCTCCGGACTGTGGGTATATCCTCGAAACCAAAGGAACCCCAGACTTCCCTCCGAGCGAGGGCCTCTATCTCACGGGCCCGAAAATTGAAGAGTACGACAAATACAGTGCGCGTCTCGTATTTATCATATGCGGAGTGTTTGCCGCACAAATCACACTACTTCTGAGACAGATCAAGGAGGCATCGACACCTTCCACCCGGAGCCGTATTAGCTTCTATACAATTGCTCTTATGGCCTTTGGGGATGCTTTTGTTCTTATCTTTATTCTCTTGGAGCTGTACCCGGCGGTGTCATTCTTGGTCATGGCAACGGCGGCCTTTCTCACGTTTCTGTCGGTCAGCTACATTGGTATGAAATTCATGATGGAGATTTGGGCTGTCCAAGCGCCCGAACGCAGGGAGCAAGAGCGTCGCTCGAATCCTCCGGCTTCAACTCCGCGCTCGACTGGCCTACCTCTCCCGGCGACATCGGCCCCGGTAAGAGACTCTGGCGCAACACCTATCATATTGACTCCAGATCAAGATCCTCctgctgaggaggatgatcaaCCAACCAACCGTGGCACCACTTCAGCGGCCCAAGAAACTCGCAACGACGTTGGTGCGATGTACGCACGATTCTACTTCGTCCTATTTGTGATGCTCATTATTTCCATATGGTCTTTTCTATGGCCGAATCGACTAGGAGCCCTATATGCGCGCGCTCTCGCCTTTGTTTATTTGTCGTTCTGGACCCCACAGATTGGCCGCAATATCATACGCAACTGCCGTAAAGCGCTCCGCTGGGATTTTGTGATCGGACAGAGTATTCTGCGTCTGTTTCCGTTTGTATATTTCCTAACGGTACGTGGCAACGTGCTGTTTATACACCCTGATACAACAACAGCTTTTGCGCTAGCAGGCTGGGTGTGGATTCAGGTCTGGGTCTTGGCGAGTCAGGACATTCTCGGACCGCGATTCTTCGTCCCTCGAGGCTGGGCACCGGCCGCATACGACTATCACCCAATTTTGCGCGACGGCGATGAGTCTGAGGCAGATCTGGAGTCTGGCGGTGTTCTGCCGATCGGCGCTCTTAGGGCCGAGGATCTTTCCGGCGACGCGAAGGATGAGGACAAGCAGCGGACCAAGGACAGGAAAAGGGCGGTTTTTGATTGTGCGATCTGCATGCAAGAAATTGAGGTACCTGTTCTTGCAGCGCGTGGATCCGCCGGAGGCAGCAGTGTCACTGAGGGAGCTACAAGTATCCTCAGTCGTCGCACTTATATGGTAACGCCTTGTCGACATATTTTCCACAGCACTTGTCTCGAGAGCTGGATGCGATTGCGACTCCAGTGCCCCATTTGTCGGGAGTCAATCCCTCCTGTATAG
- a CDS encoding guanosine diphosphatase, with amino-acid sequence MSTGVDGRHLQTTVSYIHSEASLYRRTKSPAPRTAESVESPQKSSKQRPSSALANMAQTQRSRYLKTGAIVAALLLMLLWISPSRPMHPSFPQGQPSTSAPAKGKCSKPHDPKKPLIQYALMIDAGSQGSRIHVYRFNNCGPSPELEDEVFFQTEPKKGGSGLSSYKEDAEGAAKSLDPLMEVAMKNVPDEYKSCSPIAVKATAGLRMLGPELSQKILDAVRNRLETVYPFPVVSKEKGGVEIMDGSDEGVYAWITTNYLLGKIGGPDETPTAAVFDLGGGSTQIVFQPTFPKSKSGGMPERLSEGDHKYDLQFGGRHFELYQHSHLGYGLMAARKAIHTSIIENMLASSPKDLSWLKQPIPNPCIGPEMEKNVTLEFPEGHKLAPEVQVTMVGPKVGSTAAQCRGLAEKTLNKEAACTLAPCSFNGVHQPSLEKTFAREDVYIFSYFYDRTKPLGMPDSFTLDELHQLTSTVCGGEDSWGIFAGIEGALKELRDRPEWCLDLNFMMSLLHTGYEMPLSREVKIAKKIKNRELGWCLGASLPLLSQESGWTCRIKEVS; translated from the exons ATGTCGACTGGAGTTGACGGTCGGCATTTACAAACTACAGTATCGTATATACACTCAGAAGCGAGTCTTTATCGACGAACTAAGTCGCCGGCCCCCCGCACTGCGGAATCTGTGGAAAGTCCGCAAAAGTCATCGAAGCAACGACCCTCTTCAGCACTAGCAAATATGGCACAAACCCAGAGATCCCGTTACTTAAAGACGGGCGCCATTGTGGCAGCCctgttgttgatgttgctTTGGATTTCTCCGTCAAGACCCATGCACCCCAGCTTTCCTCAAG GACAACCAAGCACCAGTGCTCCCGCCAAAGGAAAGTGTTCAAAGCCCCATGACCCGAAAAAGCCTTTGATTCAGTATGCTCTTATGATTGATGCTGGAAGCCAAGGGTCTCGAATTCACGTCTATCGATTCAACAACTGCGGCCCATCCCCCGAACTTGAAGACGAAGTCTTTTTCCAGACTGAGCCGAAGAAGGGCGGCTCCGGGCTGAGTTCCTACAAAGAggatgctgaaggagctgccAAAAGCCTTGATCCTCTCATGGAGGTTGCGATGAAGAATGTTCCTGATGAATACAAGTCTTGCTCGCCAATTGCTGTAAAGGCAACGGCCGGATTGCGCATGCTTGGCCCGGAATTGAGCCAGAAGATCTTGGACGCAGTACGGAATCGACTCGAGACTGTTTACCCGTTCCCTGTGGTTTCCaaagagaagggaggagtGGAGATCATGGATGGCTCTGACGAGGGTGTCTATGCCTGGATCACAACGAATTACCTTCTCGGAAAAATTGGCGGTCCTGACGAAACACCTACTGCCGCAGTCTTTGACCTTGGTGGAGGTTCTACCCAGATTGTCTTCCAGCCTACATTTCCGAAGAGCAAGTCAGGCGGTATGCCGGAGCGCTTGTCAGAAGGTGACCACAAGTACGATCTCCAGTTCGGTGGTCGCCATTTCGAGCTGTATCAGCATTCTCACCTTGGCTACGGTCTTATGGCTGCGCGCAAAGCCATTCACACATCCATAATTGAGAATATGCTCGCGTCGAGCCCCAAAGACTTGTCCTGGCTTAAGCAGCCAATTCCCAACCCTTGTATCGGGCccgagatggagaagaatgTCACTTTGGAATTTCCGGAAGGACACAAGCTCGCTCCAGAAGTGCAGGTTACAATGGTTGGCCCTAAGGTAGGGTCTACCGCCGCTCAATGTCGTGGTCTTGCAGAGAAGACTCTGAACAAGGAGGCTGCATGCACCCTTGCGCCTTGTTCCTTCAACGGCGTCCACCAGCCTTCACTTGAGAAGACATTTGCCAGGGAAGACGTATATATTTTTTCTTACTTCTACGACCGCACCAAGCCTCTGGGCATGCCTGACTCTTTCACTTTGGATGAATTGCATCAGCTTACGTCGACCGTTTGTGGTGGCGAAGATAGCTGGGGCATCTTTGCAGGCATCGAAGGTGCCCTGAAAGAGCTTCGTGATCGGCCCGAGTGGTGCCTGGATTTGAACTTCATGATGAGTCTGCTGCACACTGGCTATGAAATGCCCCTCAGTCGCGAGGTGAAAATTgccaagaagatcaagaacaGAGAACTTGGATGGTGTCTCGGTGCAAG TCTGCCCCTTCTGAGCCAAGAATCTGGCTGGACTTGCCGTATCAAGGAAGTCTCATAA
- a CDS encoding NOPCHAP1/New4 family protein gives MEDGVRKRLRADGTLSLSSFDETSPSRRAKARIVPTYRNDDKGLPTYSSAAEHYSTEPENPSKVASTSSESEEDDDDDDDDYTSSSGSDDDSDSAGDGEDEDQNADYSSDRASRAGSSLPRVSAQQKPRIHRMTKEPDLLSRLSAFLPKLKSANEDLQREIAAGRGKDLQLDEVDQEEGQYIEMVGVLEEKRADGSTSTDDEIGDGQEFANDEDAAESDTKLQRDSDILDRLMGKKKSSDQKPTIQELTEPRSS, from the exons ATGGAGGACGGTGTCAGGAAGCGCCTACGAGCTGACGGAACCCTGTCCCTATCATCCTTCGACGAAACATCGCCCTCTAGACGAGCCAAAGCCAGAATTGTCCCCACTTATCGCAATGACGATAAGGGCCTGCCGACGTACTCATCCGCTGCAGAGCATTACAGCACAGAGCCGGAGAACCCCAGCAAGGTAGCCTCCACATCTAGCGAAAgtgaggaggacgacgacgacgacgatgatgattACACTTCCTCCTCTGGCTCCGATgacgacagcgacagcgctggagatggcgaagatgaggatcAAAATGCCGATTATAGTTCCGACCGGGCGTCCCGCGCTGGTTCTTCCCTACCGCGTGTTTCGGCGCAACAGAAACCTCGGATACACCGCATGACAAAGGAACCGGATCTGCTCTCCCGACTTTCTGCATTTCTGCCGAAATTGAAGAGTGCCAATGAGGACCTACAACGAGAGATAGCCGCAGGGAGAGGGAAAGATCTCCAACTGGACGAAGTGGACCAGGAGGAGGGCCAGTACATTGAAATGGTGG GCGTTTTGGAAGAGAAACGTGCTGACGGCAGTACCTCTACTGACGATGAGATCGGCGACGGTCAAGAATTTGCAAACGATGAAGATGCCGCAGAATCGGATACTAAATTACAGAGAGATTCCGATATTTTGGATAGACtgatgggcaagaagaaatcTTCTGATCAAAAGCCCACGATTCAAGAATTGACTGAGCCACGATCTTCTTAG
- a CDS encoding putative NADH-ubiquinone oxidoreductase 14 kDa subunit — MVHKVLFWGGFGIAVRLWQLGIEMRPILAKESLWVYPLFAGVGGSFGYWLQGVEDRQLKILAQRREAILEKRRRRDEREGTLEAGALAATS, encoded by the exons ATGGTTCACAAAGTCCTCTTCTGGGGCGGCTTCG GCATTGCCGTCCGACTCTGGCAACTCGGTATCGAGATGCGTCCTATTCTCGCCAAGGAATCTCTTTGGGTGTACCCTCTATTCGCCGGCGTTGGTGGAAGCTTCGGTTATTGGCTACAGGGTGTTGAAGACCGACAGCTCAAGATTCTCGCTCAACGACGGGAAGCAATTCTGGAGAAGCGCCGGAGACGGGACGAACGTGAGGGAACATTGGAAGCAGGCGCTCTGGCTGCGACATCGTGA